A genome region from Pontiella agarivorans includes the following:
- a CDS encoding glycosyltransferase family 4 protein encodes MIKTCIWMNIPSHYQSAFFQALDARDDVDLSVVYFNGASSDRAAEGWNSGHEQKAYEIFAEGNTEPQKQVERVEDWSNRVHIICGYFNEALIDFFCKRDVRWCHWSEKPGIRLAELLGYHMSLFRLLYPFQLLAKRSYGARIRNYALGAFGQGHLAKSAFQRMGVPAAKTADLYYSPGPLSPAEPCRQMMDFAAGRKIFLMVGALCKRKGIDVLLKAFSRIENNREWCIVFCGLDKADGAYKALSEKLGIQDQVLFLGAYPIERISEVYCAADVFVLPSRFDGWGTVFNEAASLGVPLIGTDLCGGSWHLIREGRTGYRVRAASAKSMSDALRKYINHPADAEVHGQAAKALFSAEFTPARNAERFVTSLKLWGAQ; translated from the coding sequence GTGATTAAAACGTGTATCTGGATGAATATTCCATCGCACTATCAATCCGCATTTTTCCAGGCTTTGGATGCCCGTGATGATGTCGATTTAAGCGTGGTGTATTTTAACGGGGCTTCATCGGATCGGGCGGCCGAAGGCTGGAATTCGGGGCATGAGCAGAAAGCCTATGAAATTTTTGCGGAAGGGAATACAGAACCGCAAAAACAGGTGGAACGGGTTGAGGACTGGTCTAACCGGGTGCACATCATCTGTGGCTATTTCAATGAAGCGCTGATCGATTTTTTCTGTAAAAGGGACGTGCGCTGGTGCCATTGGTCTGAAAAGCCGGGAATTCGTTTGGCGGAGCTGCTGGGATATCATATGTCTCTCTTTCGCCTGTTGTATCCGTTTCAACTGTTGGCTAAACGTTCTTACGGTGCGCGAATTCGCAACTATGCTCTAGGGGCATTCGGGCAGGGGCATTTGGCAAAAAGTGCTTTTCAGCGTATGGGCGTTCCGGCAGCAAAGACCGCTGATCTTTACTACTCGCCGGGGCCGCTCTCGCCGGCTGAGCCGTGCCGGCAGATGATGGATTTTGCCGCCGGGCGGAAGATCTTTCTTATGGTCGGGGCTTTGTGTAAACGCAAAGGCATTGATGTGCTGCTTAAAGCATTTTCACGAATTGAAAACAACCGGGAGTGGTGCATTGTTTTCTGCGGCTTAGACAAAGCTGACGGCGCTTATAAGGCGCTTTCAGAGAAACTGGGTATTCAGGATCAGGTGCTTTTTCTCGGGGCTTATCCGATTGAACGTATTTCTGAAGTGTATTGTGCGGCGGATGTGTTTGTGCTGCCTTCGCGCTTCGATGGCTGGGGTACGGTTTTCAACGAAGCGGCGTCGCTGGGGGTTCCACTCATTGGAACCGATCTGTGCGGGGGATCATGGCATTTAATCCGGGAGGGCCGGACCGGGTACCGGGTCCGTGCCGCGTCAGCAAAATCGATGAGTGATGCATTGCGCAAATACATCAATCATCCGGCTGATGCTGAAGTGCATGGACAGGCTGCGAAAGCGCTGTTTTCTGCTGAATTTACTCCGGCTCGAAACGCTGAGCGTTTTGTCACTAGCCTGAAGCTATGGGGAGCACAATGA
- a CDS encoding glycosyltransferase family 4 protein, whose amino-acid sequence MYRKLDTFWKKASFIPYSRSTSWQQAGWIWRNKPFAEQYWDEVDVVYCPAESYVPTRKANLVCTIHDVAGFEESLYPQTLSRRLHCRKWRFLFGSMARHADAVITVSEFSASRIAHFFPALEKKLRVVYNAPHHVFGTATTEELQGDVKTLSGGKPYILVPGGLSLRKNAELILKSVPLLAKRLPGVRLIIAGKNEQPYLGQLNALNADNITLAGYVSDELLNVLYQDAAAVWFPSRYEGFGMPVIEAMVSGAAVVASKVASIPEVAGKAALLCDVDTPGEHVEALQSLLESDSARNELRERGLEQAGQFTWSKSARKLEDIFRDVVN is encoded by the coding sequence GTGTACAGAAAGCTGGATACGTTCTGGAAAAAGGCCTCATTTATTCCGTATTCACGTTCTACATCCTGGCAGCAGGCTGGCTGGATCTGGCGTAATAAACCCTTTGCTGAGCAGTATTGGGATGAGGTCGATGTGGTCTATTGTCCGGCAGAGTCCTATGTTCCGACACGGAAGGCGAACCTGGTCTGCACAATACATGATGTGGCGGGCTTTGAGGAATCCCTCTATCCGCAGACGCTCAGCCGTCGTCTGCATTGTCGCAAATGGCGTTTTTTGTTCGGTAGTATGGCCCGGCATGCAGATGCGGTCATTACCGTTTCCGAATTTTCAGCTTCGCGTATTGCCCATTTTTTTCCGGCCTTGGAAAAAAAACTTAGGGTGGTTTACAATGCACCGCATCATGTGTTCGGAACGGCTACGACTGAGGAATTGCAGGGGGACGTGAAGACGCTGAGCGGAGGGAAGCCCTATATTCTGGTGCCCGGAGGTTTATCGCTGAGAAAGAATGCGGAGCTTATCCTCAAATCAGTTCCGCTTCTTGCGAAGCGTTTGCCGGGAGTCCGGCTGATTATTGCCGGGAAAAATGAACAGCCCTATCTCGGTCAGCTGAATGCTTTGAATGCGGACAATATTACATTGGCCGGCTATGTGTCGGATGAGTTGCTGAATGTTCTGTATCAGGATGCAGCGGCGGTATGGTTTCCTTCGCGTTATGAAGGGTTCGGCATGCCGGTCATTGAAGCAATGGTTTCCGGAGCTGCGGTCGTGGCCAGCAAGGTGGCATCGATTCCTGAAGTGGCCGGAAAGGCGGCCCTGCTCTGTGACGTGGATACCCCCGGGGAACATGTTGAGGCCCTGCAGTCGCTGCTTGAATCCGATTCGGCACGGAATGAGCTGAGAGAGCGGGGGCTGGAGCAGGCCGGACAGTTTACCTGGTCGAAATCCGCTCGAAAACTCGAGGATATTTTCCGGGATGTTGTGAATTGA
- a CDS encoding glycosyltransferase family 4 protein codes for MKVIHICQRDDPDSGGSLRVAEALGLEQRAAGVDVWVLFLYGPRSHVCEEFKDRAICLNLDSSKQAFRGVRSFCSTIRKVNPDIIHSHDGIIWPRLAIMQFRIPVVMHSHLPLRSNDSGLGRFLVKHTTKLLVGISLHTIDSWVEDRFPPSRIHYVPNGVDFQRFKLVAQSEKKDLRKKLNLPEHKRILLWVGRVHRSMKGSDRVERVARLLPDDTILVVVGNGPEYAGMLERCSAEITAGRLIMAGSCSMPENYYKAADEFLFTSYHEPFGLVILEAVASGLPITAFPVTGGGGAVCLLQEFDALMLEDDAADDMLTAMLQRSEERSAQVLEHRARALEIFSWGSIVASVMDVYKIALIRKL; via the coding sequence ATGAAGGTAATCCATATATGCCAGCGGGACGATCCGGACTCCGGAGGATCACTGCGTGTCGCAGAGGCTCTGGGCCTTGAACAGCGGGCCGCTGGGGTCGATGTCTGGGTGCTTTTTTTGTATGGTCCCCGGTCTCATGTATGCGAAGAGTTCAAAGACCGGGCCATTTGTCTGAATCTGGATTCTTCAAAACAGGCCTTTCGTGGTGTTCGGAGTTTCTGTTCGACGATTCGGAAGGTGAATCCGGATATTATTCATTCCCATGACGGCATCATCTGGCCGCGCCTGGCGATTATGCAGTTCCGTATTCCGGTGGTGATGCATTCGCATCTTCCGTTGCGCAGTAACGACAGTGGCCTGGGACGTTTTCTGGTGAAACATACGACGAAACTGCTCGTCGGCATTTCCCTGCATACGATCGATTCCTGGGTGGAAGACCGGTTTCCGCCGTCTCGGATTCATTATGTGCCTAATGGGGTGGATTTCCAACGCTTCAAGCTTGTGGCACAAAGTGAAAAGAAGGATCTGCGGAAAAAACTGAATCTGCCGGAGCATAAACGTATTCTACTGTGGGTTGGGCGCGTTCATCGCAGCATGAAAGGATCAGATCGGGTTGAGCGTGTGGCCCGGTTGCTCCCGGATGACACGATTTTGGTGGTGGTTGGAAATGGACCGGAGTATGCGGGGATGCTGGAGCGCTGCAGTGCGGAGATTACTGCCGGACGTTTGATTATGGCAGGTTCCTGCAGTATGCCGGAAAACTACTATAAAGCCGCTGATGAGTTTCTCTTTACCTCTTACCACGAACCGTTCGGTTTGGTCATTCTTGAGGCGGTTGCATCAGGATTGCCCATCACCGCTTTTCCCGTAACCGGTGGAGGCGGAGCCGTGTGTCTGCTCCAGGAGTTCGACGCCTTGATGCTGGAAGACGATGCTGCGGATGACATGCTGACCGCGATGTTGCAACGATCGGAAGAGCGTTCGGCACAGGTATTGGAACATCGGGCCCGGGCTTTGGAAATTTTTTCTTGGGGCTCCATCGTAGCGAGCGTGATGGATGTGTACAAAATTGCTTTAATTAGAAAACTTTAA
- a CDS encoding sulfotransferase domain-containing protein, with amino-acid sequence MVTTSLRRLGNAGLTALGNMRRSSYDLNRTIVLSGTGRGGTTWLAQLMTAVPGSLILWEQLHSATNPASLEYGFGRPRYLPVDFAGARETDYIEFMLKGGVLGTGLRSQLYFNPWNVIFFKRYIHKFVNANMLLPWMTHRFGIKLIYLVRHPCAVVSSQLRHSYGAWADHSKSKCFHESLFSRYPHLQDVYDRINTREESLAFDWAIQNYVPLKEGFKGITVFYEDLVDHPEQELGRIFDFLEMQMPAGVKRKITKPSKTAYKDSNNLKNGKADLAGWKKKLKPEQVEAVMDVVIQVGVDLYGSDARPVKRTLDP; translated from the coding sequence ATGGTCACGACAAGTCTGAGGCGACTGGGCAATGCAGGGTTAACAGCCCTGGGCAATATGCGGCGCTCATCCTATGACCTGAATCGAACTATTGTTCTGAGCGGCACGGGGCGGGGCGGGACCACCTGGCTGGCCCAGTTGATGACTGCGGTTCCCGGATCACTGATTTTATGGGAGCAGCTCCATTCCGCAACAAATCCAGCCTCGCTGGAGTACGGCTTTGGAAGACCGCGTTATCTTCCGGTGGATTTTGCAGGGGCTCGGGAGACGGACTATATTGAATTTATGCTTAAAGGCGGGGTATTGGGGACTGGTTTACGCAGTCAGTTGTACTTTAATCCATGGAACGTGATTTTCTTTAAGCGCTACATTCATAAGTTTGTAAATGCAAATATGCTGTTACCGTGGATGACGCATCGGTTTGGAATCAAACTGATCTATCTGGTCCGGCATCCCTGCGCTGTTGTTTCATCGCAGCTCCGGCACTCCTATGGCGCATGGGCGGATCATTCGAAATCCAAATGTTTCCACGAGTCGCTGTTCAGCCGCTATCCTCATCTCCAGGATGTGTATGATCGAATTAATACGCGGGAAGAGAGTCTGGCCTTTGACTGGGCGATCCAGAACTATGTGCCCTTGAAAGAGGGTTTTAAAGGGATTACAGTCTTTTATGAGGATCTTGTGGACCATCCGGAGCAGGAACTCGGCCGGATTTTTGATTTTCTGGAAATGCAGATGCCGGCCGGAGTAAAAAGAAAAATTACAAAACCATCTAAAACGGCGTATAAAGATTCGAATAATCTGAAGAACGGCAAGGCGGATTTGGCAGGGTGGAAAAAAAAGCTGAAGCCGGAACAGGTTGAGGCGGTGATGGATGTTGTTATCCAGGTGGGTGTCGACCTGTATGGATCGGATGCACGCCCGGTAAAGCGTACACTGGACCCCTGA
- a CDS encoding glycosyltransferase family 2 protein, with protein MNTGNTAAVSIYVITYMTSEQRYPVLRHTVECALRQDYPEFEVVVSDNCSPVSVHEALKGIDDPRLRICTNGENTGFAGNLNRCVEHCAHDIIKPLCDDDLLHPGFLSATVPLIDDETMVVAGVEKFLVGNDPEGLKKSLPETLPTVRRDAGYGTDIWKLPFSASSIPSATIYSRRLFEELGGYDAKTITADWDLFIEACIHRRVVAVDTTLCYVGVWGGSLTEEMLDKPYFFPQQGLYTKFRVARCKQLLRQDQQFLFRMLRKELRVQGLRCLKNFYKRAYRDGYRDFYRIYRRLKHQRIEAFGARPGGIPEGSQAWSRQV; from the coding sequence ATGAATACGGGAAATACAGCAGCAGTTTCAATTTACGTCATAACCTATATGACGTCTGAGCAGCGATACCCGGTGTTGCGCCATACCGTTGAATGTGCTCTTCGACAGGATTATCCGGAATTTGAGGTGGTTGTGTCTGATAACTGCAGCCCGGTTTCTGTTCATGAGGCTCTTAAAGGAATTGATGATCCGCGTCTGAGGATCTGTACGAATGGTGAAAACACCGGATTTGCCGGAAATCTGAACCGCTGTGTTGAGCATTGTGCCCATGACATTATCAAACCGCTGTGTGATGATGATCTGTTGCATCCCGGCTTTTTGTCCGCAACCGTTCCGCTGATTGATGATGAGACAATGGTCGTTGCTGGCGTGGAGAAATTTCTGGTGGGGAATGATCCGGAAGGATTGAAAAAATCGCTTCCGGAAACACTTCCTACGGTCCGTCGAGATGCCGGGTATGGAACAGATATCTGGAAGCTGCCTTTTTCCGCGAGCTCCATCCCCTCGGCAACGATCTATTCGCGTCGGCTTTTTGAAGAGCTTGGCGGCTATGATGCCAAAACCATAACGGCCGATTGGGATCTTTTTATTGAGGCCTGTATCCATCGGCGGGTGGTTGCTGTGGATACGACGCTTTGTTATGTGGGCGTGTGGGGCGGAAGTCTGACTGAAGAGATGCTGGATAAACCCTACTTTTTCCCGCAACAGGGTTTATATACAAAGTTTCGGGTGGCCCGGTGTAAACAACTGCTAAGGCAGGATCAGCAGTTTTTATTCCGGATGTTGCGCAAGGAACTCCGGGTGCAGGGACTTCGTTGTTTAAAAAATTTCTATAAGCGCGCTTATCGGGATGGATATCGGGATTTTTATCGAATTTACCGAAGGTTGAAACACCAGAGAATCGAAGCATTTGGGGCGCGGCCCGGTGGTATTCCTGAAGGGAGTCAGGCATGGTCACGACAAGTCTGA
- a CDS encoding polysaccharide pyruvyl transferase family protein: MNNHSVAIITFHLWINGNLNYGATLQAFALARVVAEMGFPVQLIDYIPEPLPANDVFRSVYRRIFRWKVSRRIPAAKRKGFEEFLRTHGYLSRNRYTSLEALRANPPEADIYLAGSDQIWNTQIFHGELYRAYFLDFGTPKARISYASSFGSANNEQKYDAEIGILLSEFSHLAVRESSGAEIAKRLLPGTQQVETVVDPTLLLEDYTPFVRSVDAQGCLLAYLFHPLEAEVDTLKKTARNLGLIPAVISDSPSAVFDGCRIISCNSPAEWLGAFQGASAVVTNSFHGTVFSTLFETPFVSLLSDEQGIANRNTRVLNLASKLGVENQLLNQYDPELWTEKLRAPINWEAVRSLLMEERSQSKEYLARALTELKN, encoded by the coding sequence ATGAATAATCATTCAGTAGCAATTATTACATTCCATTTATGGATTAACGGTAATCTGAACTATGGTGCAACCTTGCAGGCCTTTGCGCTGGCCCGTGTGGTGGCGGAGATGGGGTTCCCGGTGCAGTTAATCGATTATATCCCGGAACCTCTACCTGCGAACGATGTATTCCGTTCTGTTTATCGTCGTATTTTCCGGTGGAAAGTTTCCAGAAGAATTCCAGCTGCGAAACGAAAAGGGTTTGAAGAATTCTTGCGAACGCACGGTTATTTGAGTCGGAACCGGTATACCAGTCTGGAGGCATTGCGGGCAAATCCTCCGGAAGCGGATATCTATTTAGCCGGCAGTGACCAGATATGGAATACGCAGATTTTCCACGGAGAACTCTATAGAGCCTATTTTCTGGACTTTGGGACTCCTAAAGCCCGGATTTCATATGCCAGCAGCTTTGGTTCTGCAAACAATGAGCAAAAATATGATGCGGAGATCGGAATCCTGCTTTCTGAATTTTCTCATTTAGCGGTGCGGGAAAGCAGCGGAGCTGAAATCGCGAAAAGGCTGTTGCCCGGAACACAGCAGGTAGAGACGGTTGTAGATCCGACTTTGCTTCTGGAAGATTATACGCCATTTGTCCGGTCGGTGGATGCGCAAGGGTGTCTGCTGGCCTACCTCTTCCATCCTTTGGAAGCCGAAGTTGATACATTAAAGAAAACGGCGCGGAATCTGGGGCTTATACCGGCAGTGATCAGCGATTCACCATCAGCTGTTTTTGATGGGTGCAGAATTATATCATGTAACTCTCCGGCCGAATGGCTGGGTGCTTTTCAGGGTGCATCTGCGGTTGTTACGAATTCATTTCATGGAACGGTTTTTTCCACCTTATTTGAAACGCCTTTTGTCAGTCTGTTGAGTGATGAACAGGGAATTGCAAACCGGAATACGAGGGTACTCAATTTGGCCTCCAAACTGGGGGTGGAAAATCAGTTGCTCAATCAGTATGATCCCGAGTTGTGGACCGAGAAGCTGCGGGCACCGATAAATTGGGAGGCAGTACGTTCTTTGCTTATGGAGGAGCGTAGTCAATCGAAAGAATATCTCGCCCGGGCATTGACAGAATTAAAAAATTAA
- a CDS encoding glycosyltransferase family 4 protein: MTQRGARHRYQIPRMLEEAGLLAALYTDSTVYSPVGRMAGVLCKIGLGVHKLKALALRVPEGIPADKIFSSDRELLHRGKLSTVFEKRGLRGASVVYNMNGEDIPFLKYARAHGAKIIVDVFISPKANQNLYAEQQRFKGAGEKGGLSEADCRRAEHRGIGAYAPLADILLCPSEWVADGVRDFAPDHAHKIRVVPYGSSIEPKRQVDVEPGRLLFAGRDALRKGLPYLAEAVAQLKSSGLSLQARVAGLTRKECDWMPYADHLEFLGIVPMDKMSQEYERADLFVLPSLAEGQAGVILEALSHGCPVAATRESGVDLITNENGMLVESRSAAQLADAIKTMVVDRGFRDRIGAQGRYFFEREFAPKVWRSRLVEVVEKL; this comes from the coding sequence GTGACACAAAGAGGAGCGCGGCATCGTTATCAGATTCCGCGTATGCTGGAAGAGGCGGGGTTACTTGCGGCGCTGTATACAGATTCAACGGTTTATAGTCCGGTCGGGCGTATGGCGGGTGTTCTGTGTAAAATAGGGCTTGGCGTTCACAAACTGAAAGCATTGGCTTTACGTGTGCCGGAGGGTATACCGGCAGATAAAATATTTTCATCGGATCGAGAGCTTTTGCACCGGGGAAAACTCAGTACGGTTTTTGAAAAACGGGGGCTTCGCGGCGCATCGGTAGTTTACAATATGAATGGGGAGGATATTCCTTTTCTTAAATATGCTCGAGCGCATGGTGCAAAGATAATTGTGGATGTTTTTATCAGTCCTAAGGCCAATCAAAATTTATATGCTGAACAGCAACGGTTTAAAGGGGCTGGAGAAAAGGGGGGGCTTTCGGAAGCGGACTGCCGACGCGCAGAGCACCGGGGAATCGGTGCGTATGCTCCTCTTGCGGATATTCTGCTTTGTCCTTCCGAGTGGGTTGCAGACGGGGTCCGGGATTTTGCGCCTGATCATGCGCACAAGATTCGCGTAGTGCCCTATGGTTCAAGTATTGAGCCGAAGCGACAGGTCGATGTGGAACCGGGCAGACTTCTTTTTGCCGGTCGAGATGCATTGCGAAAAGGGCTTCCGTATTTGGCCGAAGCGGTTGCGCAGTTGAAAAGTTCGGGGCTGTCTTTGCAGGCTCGTGTGGCTGGGTTAACTCGTAAGGAGTGTGATTGGATGCCCTATGCTGATCATCTTGAATTCCTGGGGATTGTTCCGATGGATAAGATGAGTCAAGAGTATGAGCGAGCTGATCTGTTTGTTCTGCCTTCGCTGGCCGAGGGTCAGGCCGGAGTTATTCTGGAGGCGTTGTCACATGGTTGCCCGGTTGCAGCGACCCGGGAGTCCGGTGTGGATCTGATCACGAATGAAAATGGTATGCTTGTGGAGTCGCGTTCAGCCGCTCAGCTTGCCGACGCCATTAAAACGATGGTCGTGGACCGGGGGTTCAGAGATCGAATAGGCGCTCAGGGGCGTTACTTTTTTGAGCGGGAGTTTGCTCCGAAAGTATGGCGGTCCCGCCTTGTGGAAGTCGTTGAAAAACTTTAA
- a CDS encoding glycosyltransferase family 4 protein, whose protein sequence is MKVLFYFGVFARIGGIEEFTKDLASVLCAHGMDVSIVCASLKSPILDEMERVGVKVKRIPFCWGCRWNLPDFVLFPFALYQLRKADVVVHQKPFKNWFYKLFSRKPKHVYITAYRPGEQFRDAGILKDFFSRFDHIFTQATLFKGDLRRAGVNCSVSVLPYTPPQGISFSPLPFKGNGVLRIAMMGRVEPQKNPVYAIEIVEGLFHQLKQSGTGVEFHVYGSGTLLEEAKVLADQQGVTVSFHGAYQRKDVPSIVAENDCFLISSVSEGQCIVALEVLAGGRPLFATAVGALPDILCTPARGALIPQGNSKEAVSVIQEWLEENQPISPESILESYKEDYDRETVANQYADIFRDLVGKV, encoded by the coding sequence ATGAAGGTATTATTTTATTTCGGTGTTTTTGCCCGCATCGGAGGCATCGAAGAGTTCACTAAAGATCTGGCTTCGGTGCTTTGCGCTCATGGGATGGATGTCAGCATTGTGTGTGCTTCATTGAAAAGTCCGATTCTTGATGAAATGGAGCGTGTTGGAGTTAAGGTAAAGCGGATACCGTTTTGTTGGGGGTGCCGATGGAATTTACCGGATTTTGTGTTATTCCCTTTTGCTCTATACCAATTGAGAAAAGCAGATGTAGTCGTGCATCAAAAGCCATTTAAAAACTGGTTTTACAAACTGTTTTCCAGAAAACCGAAACATGTGTATATCACGGCCTATCGTCCTGGTGAGCAATTTCGGGATGCCGGTATTCTGAAAGATTTTTTCTCCCGGTTTGACCATATTTTTACGCAGGCGACTTTATTCAAGGGAGATCTTCGCAGGGCTGGGGTGAATTGTTCTGTTTCAGTTCTGCCGTATACACCTCCACAGGGGATTTCTTTTTCACCACTGCCTTTTAAAGGAAACGGTGTGTTACGTATTGCGATGATGGGGAGGGTTGAGCCACAAAAAAATCCGGTTTATGCGATAGAAATTGTAGAGGGGCTTTTTCATCAGTTAAAGCAGTCCGGCACTGGAGTTGAGTTTCATGTATATGGATCGGGAACGCTATTGGAAGAGGCGAAAGTTTTAGCTGATCAGCAAGGGGTTACGGTTTCGTTTCATGGAGCCTATCAGCGTAAAGATGTTCCGAGCATTGTCGCGGAGAATGACTGTTTTTTAATTTCGTCCGTATCGGAAGGGCAGTGCATCGTCGCGCTGGAGGTTTTGGCAGGAGGCCGGCCGCTCTTTGCTACTGCAGTCGGGGCGTTGCCTGATATTTTATGTACACCCGCTCGCGGGGCATTAATCCCTCAGGGAAATTCGAAGGAGGCGGTATCGGTTATTCAGGAATGGTTGGAGGAAAATCAGCCGATTTCTCCGGAATCTATTTTGGAAAGTTATAAGGAGGATTATGACAGAGAAACCGTAGCCAATCAGTATGCGGACATATTTCGGGATTTAGTTGGTAAAGTATGA
- a CDS encoding glycosyltransferase family 8 protein — translation MKICLAADANYLQHLIVTMASVIINSNPEEPLEFTVLTDGSIHPDCLNGISLSRSYGVRVINAAELVHEHMEIDAECRWPVAVYYRLLLPSLCESDSRIIYLDCDTIVRKSLDELWNLPMKESSIAGVPDDGFGHKKRLAQYGVQLENEYLNSGVMLWNLDRIRSGDYERKLKDAGMRLPNPEFPDQDWINIMFDAEKKIIPPKWNAMSHIFEQERNAAINSTEELFAAKCDPYICHFTNIKPWTMTYTAHPFWLEYWEYLASTPFAGRKYWGIIKKRFLSSDQSLLYRLVRFIKK, via the coding sequence ATGAAAATTTGTTTGGCGGCCGATGCGAACTACCTGCAACACCTCATTGTCACGATGGCATCCGTAATCATAAACTCTAATCCCGAGGAGCCATTGGAGTTTACTGTGCTTACAGATGGAAGTATTCATCCAGACTGTCTGAATGGAATAAGCTTAAGCCGTTCGTATGGAGTACGGGTGATAAATGCTGCCGAGCTGGTACACGAGCATATGGAAATTGATGCTGAGTGCCGGTGGCCGGTGGCCGTATATTATCGTTTATTGCTGCCTTCGTTATGTGAATCGGATTCGCGAATTATTTATCTGGATTGCGATACGATTGTTAGAAAGTCACTCGATGAGCTGTGGAACCTTCCGATGAAGGAGTCTTCCATTGCCGGCGTTCCGGACGACGGGTTCGGTCATAAAAAGCGGTTGGCACAGTATGGTGTGCAACTGGAGAATGAATACCTTAATTCGGGTGTTATGCTCTGGAATCTCGACCGTATTCGCAGTGGAGATTATGAGAGAAAACTGAAAGATGCCGGTATGCGCTTGCCGAATCCGGAATTTCCCGATCAAGACTGGATCAATATAATGTTTGATGCGGAAAAAAAGATAATTCCGCCGAAGTGGAATGCTATGAGTCACATATTCGAGCAGGAGAGGAATGCTGCCATTAATAGTACTGAAGAATTATTCGCAGCAAAATGTGATCCATACATTTGCCATTTTACGAACATAAAACCATGGACTATGACCTATACAGCTCATCCCTTTTGGTTGGAGTATTGGGAATATCTTGCTAGCACCCCATTCGCAGGTCGAAAGTACTGGGGAATTATAAAAAAACGGTTTCTTTCATCTGATCAGTCTTTGCTGTACAGGTTGGTCAGATTTATAAAAAAGTAG
- a CDS encoding DUF6625 family protein, protein MNISIFVVYFGNLPPFVPLFLSSCASNPAIDFLLLGDAWLTLDGDVPENCRVLGIGLDEFKERAYKATGIMPGFSSPYKLCDYKPVLGEIFGRELSGFDYWGFCDTDIVLGDVMSFLGDLESYDIFSTSREYLSGPLFFFRNTERINKLYSMSKDVEKVMSSEKHYCFDECSFAWSRLLAGQSILEVDTEIESMTEVIVKAQNRGEVSAHFKNLSLEPPKGFKGTVSVDNGRVLMNGQSYIHYHHLHNKGRSVYTYPKWHWSQVPESYWINCYGVFGKHGLDLGYRFNQYKTRWLKRVGRKLSNPLGRTDYNATKIT, encoded by the coding sequence ATGAATATCTCCATATTCGTTGTTTATTTCGGAAATCTCCCGCCTTTTGTTCCATTGTTTCTATCTTCATGTGCAAGTAATCCTGCAATCGATTTTCTGTTATTGGGTGATGCCTGGTTGACTCTTGATGGAGATGTTCCGGAAAATTGTCGCGTACTTGGGATCGGGCTGGATGAATTTAAGGAACGGGCTTATAAGGCCACGGGTATTATGCCCGGGTTTTCATCACCGTATAAATTGTGTGATTATAAGCCGGTTCTTGGAGAAATTTTTGGGCGAGAGCTTTCCGGGTTTGATTATTGGGGGTTTTGCGATACCGATATTGTGCTGGGGGATGTGATGTCATTTCTGGGGGATCTGGAATCGTATGACATCTTCAGTACCAGCAGGGAATATCTAAGTGGACCGTTGTTTTTTTTCAGAAATACAGAGCGAATCAACAAGTTGTATTCCATGAGCAAAGATGTTGAAAAAGTTATGAGCTCTGAGAAACACTATTGCTTTGATGAATGTTCATTCGCTTGGTCGAGGCTTCTTGCAGGCCAGTCTATTCTTGAGGTGGATACTGAAATTGAGAGTATGACGGAGGTTATTGTAAAGGCGCAGAACAGAGGAGAGGTTTCGGCCCATTTTAAGAACCTTTCGCTGGAGCCTCCCAAGGGGTTCAAGGGGACGGTATCGGTGGATAACGGGCGGGTTCTGATGAATGGACAATCCTATATTCACTATCATCACCTGCACAATAAAGGCCGCTCGGTTTATACCTATCCCAAATGGCATTGGAGTCAGGTGCCTGAGAGCTACTGGATTAATTGTTACGGCGTATTTGGTAAGCATGGGTTGGATCTCGGTTATCGCTTTAATCAATATAAAACACGGTGGTTAAAGCGCGTTGGCAGGAAGTTGAGTAACCCATTAGGACGGACAGACTATAATGCCACAAAAATCACTTAG